A segment of the Candidatus Andeanibacterium colombiense genome:
TTCCCGGAAACGCCAGGCGATTCCCTAGATAATGCCGATGTGCCGCTAGCGTAAGCGGTACAAACGATCTTTGGGCAAGATCAATTCGCCGCCGGCGCGGCGCTCAATTCCCGTCGAAATCGATCTTGTCGATCTCCACGTCGTCCCACTCGCCCTCGTCTTCCTCGTCGCTGTGCTCGTAGACCGCGGTGAGGAGGGTGACGGCGATTACGTGATCTTCCATTTCCTCCAGCAGCGCCTCGCGGTCGCTGCCGGGCGAAAGCTCGATCGGCGCGTCGAGCGCGAACAGCTGGAACACGTAGTGATGCGGCTCGCCCGCGGGCAGCTTGGGCAGCAGCCATTCGCTGTTACGCTGCGAATTCTTGCCCACGCGCGGCGGGGTTTCGCCTTCGAGCAACCGGCCTTTTTGCGGCGCGAGACCCCACACCAGCCAGTTGCAGCCGGGTTCCGTGCCCTGCACGTCCGGATCCTCGACGATCAGCACCAGCTCCACCGCATCGGACGGCGGCGCGCTCCATTCGAGCGGCGGCGCGACCGCGTCTTCCTCGTCGGCGGTGAAGCTCGGATCGAGTTCCTCGCCGTCGTCGAAGGCGGGCGAGGTGAGCTTGAAGCCGCCGGCGTTGATCAGGCCCGGCGCGGCGAGCTTGGCGATCGCGAGGCTTGCATGCCCGGCCTTGGCCATGGTTGGATCCTTTCTTCGTGAAAGGCGCCTCCATAATCGCGGCACGCCGGGTTGGACAGGGGGTTCGCGCCGGATTTCCCCGTTTGCGCGACAGGGGCGGATCGGGCAAGCATAGCTCCCTAACGAACGGGAGAGAAAGCATGTCCAAGGGGCGCCGCGTGGTCACGGGCCACGATGCGAGCGGCAAATCGGTAGTGCTGTCGGACGGCGCGCCGCCGCAGAACCATGCGATGCAGGGCGAAGCGGTCGGCGCCGATTTCATCGAGATGTGGTCGACGCCCGAAGCGGTCCCGACCCTCTCCTCGTTCCCCGAAAGCGAGCCCAACGACCGCGCGTTTACGATCATGCCTTCGTCCGGCCATCTGCTGCGCGTGATCGAGATCTACCCGCCGCATATGGGCGGCCACCGCACGGTGATGCACCGCACCCGCACGCTCGATTATGTGGTGGTGATCGAGGGCGAAATCGTGCTGGTGCTGAGCGACAGCGAAGTGACCCTGAAGTCCGGCGAGGTGGTGGTCCAGCGCGCCACCGACCATGCGTGGGAGAACCGCTCCGATACGGTGGCGCGGATGGCCTTCTTCCATATCGCCGGAGAATTTTCGGACGAATTGCTGGCCAAATTGCCGCAGCCGCTCGAACTGATGGAATAGCTCGACAAAGCCCCGCGCCCTCGGCACACATGCGGCAGGGAGAGGCATTCGCAAGGGATCGCGATGCCTATGGCGCTTAAAGGCATCAGGGCGCAGCTTGCTGCGCAGACTTCGCTCGGTTCGCCGACGCAGAACCTCGTGCGCGCGGCCCTGTTCGTGTGTCTCATCTATTTCGCTTCCACCACTGGCTTCATCGCTTCGGGCTGGAGCTTCGCCGACGCCTTCTACATGGTCACGATCACGATCTTCTCGGTCGGCTACGGCGAGGTCCACCCGCTGAACACCCCGTGGCTGCGGCTGCTCGACGAGAGCACCATCCTCCTCGGCTGCACCGGTATGATCGTCCTGACCGGCGCGCTGGTGCAGGCTTTCTCACATTATCAGGTCGTCAGGCTTCTCGGGATCGATCGCATGGAAAAGCAAATCGAAAAACTCTCCGGCCATACCATCGTCTGCGGGCTCGGGCGGATCGGGCACCAGCTGGCCAAGGAACTCGCAAGCGCCGGGAGCCGGTTCATCATCGTCGAACGCGACGAGGCGAAACTGGCCGAGGCGCGCGCGCTCGGCTATCTCTGCCTGACCGGCGACGCGACCGAGGAAGGCGTGCTGGAAGAAGCCGGGATCGCCCGCGCGCGGGTGCTGGCGACGGTGCTGCCCAACGATGCGGCCAACGTGTTCATCACTCTGTCGGCCCGCGCGATGAACCCCGCGCTGGAGATCATCGCGCGCGGCGAAGTCCCCTCGACCGAGAGCAAGCTG
Coding sequences within it:
- a CDS encoding YbhB/YbcL family Raf kinase inhibitor-like protein encodes the protein MAKAGHASLAIAKLAAPGLINAGGFKLTSPAFDDGEELDPSFTADEEDAVAPPLEWSAPPSDAVELVLIVEDPDVQGTEPGCNWLVWGLAPQKGRLLEGETPPRVGKNSQRNSEWLLPKLPAGEPHHYVFQLFALDAPIELSPGSDREALLEEMEDHVIAVTLLTAVYEHSDEEDEGEWDDVEIDKIDFDGN
- a CDS encoding cupin domain-containing protein; its protein translation is MSKGRRVVTGHDASGKSVVLSDGAPPQNHAMQGEAVGADFIEMWSTPEAVPTLSSFPESEPNDRAFTIMPSSGHLLRVIEIYPPHMGGHRTVMHRTRTLDYVVVIEGEIVLVLSDSEVTLKSGEVVVQRATDHAWENRSDTVARMAFFHIAGEFSDELLAKLPQPLELME
- a CDS encoding NAD-binding protein, with product MPMALKGIRAQLAAQTSLGSPTQNLVRAALFVCLIYFASTTGFIASGWSFADAFYMVTITIFSVGYGEVHPLNTPWLRLLDESTILLGCTGMIVLTGALVQAFSHYQVVRLLGIDRMEKQIEKLSGHTIVCGLGRIGHQLAKELASAGSRFIIVERDEAKLAEARALGYLCLTGDATEEGVLEEAGIARARVLATVLPNDAANVFITLSARAMNPALEIIARGEVPSTESKLIHAGANQVVLPAHIGAERIAEQILYPATHKYIGNAPQLREIKRGLRDFGLEIEVVTAPEGGALTGLTVAEAEQRARGAFFVIHLDRADGTSFPHPPETETIRAGDTVVLVMRGNKVGAGALFSAPRQKVRVGRGGYAPV